agttcaagagttacagagcggacacgaaacaaactgatatgacctttgacccctaaatgtgaccttgaccttgaagcgagatatccaaaacatgcgctctgcatgtcgtcccggtgtggtgaacatttgtatcaagtttctttgaaattcttcaaggggttcaagagttacagagcggacacaaaattgctaacggacggatggacaccgGTGGTATATCAtatgtccctttgggcatataaaaagcCTTGTagctaaataaaattaaatgaatgaatacaagagatgtttgtaaaacacacatGCCCCCAAGAATGGCCTGTCCTATTTTCAGTCCaaagatcactatgaccttgccCTTCGACCTACTGACTCAAACACCataaggatcatctactgaccacaggcaatcagcCTAAAAAGTTGTGTATATCAAACCATTATTTGGTCATCTAGTCGAAACTGTTTCCAgtgtcaaggtcattgtgaccttttGCCTATGATCCTCGAactaataggggtcatctaatgcCCACAGGCAATCATCTTATTACGTCTGGTGGCAGTAGGCCATAAGGTTCTAAAattactgagcagaaaccattttcagtcccTAGATCTTTGACCTAAGGATCTCAAAGACAATAGGGATCATGTAatgatcacaggcaatcatcctaagaaATCTTACAACTGTATGCTAAAGCATTTCTAGTCATTGAGGAAGGCTAAAGCATTTTTAGTCCCTGAAAGGAAACCATTTCAGTTTCGACGTCATTGTGCCTCGACCTTTAACTTTGACCTAATGAGCCCCAAAACAACAGGGGTTATTTACCATCCTTTGAAGAACATAGACCAAGGCTTTGTTATTGTGTGGAAACTATTCAGTCTTGAGGTTAGTGACCTAAGTGGAcacattggtcgagagggctaagacgctttcctcaAAGACGAACTCCCTGGGTTCAATTCCTGGCTATTCTCATTGCAGTGTGTCCTTGTGCAAGGTACTTTATCATAAGTGCCTCATTTGACCGAGCTGTACATGGGTACTGGAAAATTGCTAGGGGTAAGGTATATTTGGTTTTAACCGTatttaaaatagggtcgctcaaaagctctacagagcttatgttgattgtttcacaaagcaatcgtaaataaaatttacctttaccacTGGCCTTCTTACCATGAAAACATTTATTGACCACaggtaatcatcctatgaagtttgataacTGTAAGCCAAAGCATTACTCAGTTTTCAATTGGAACCTGATTTTCAGTTTAAGGTCACTTTGACATCGACCTTTATCCTGCTGACCCcgaaaacaatagaggtcatctactgaccacaggcaatcatcctatgaagtttgacgactgCAGGCAAAAGGCATACTTAAGTCAATGaaagaaaactgttttcagtctcaaggtcactgtagCCTAGACCTTGGACatatttattgttaaaacatgttttaaccaCTGGAATTCATGCTATGAAGCGCAATGATTGTAAGCTAAAGCTTTCTTCAGTTATCAGCTGGAAACCAATATTCAGCTGAACTCACTGCCACCTTGACCTTGAATcaacaaaatcaataggggtcatctgccgtcATGTTTGAGGTTTCTGGGCTGatgcattcttcagttatccaTGGATAACAAGGGGTTAGACAGATGGACAGTTGGATTGCATGCCACCCCTTAGGGGCACAAAATGATCATAACTTAGCATAAAGCAAAAAAAAGTTATGGAATCTAAGTAATATATGTCAGATCATCACTGTGAACAACTACTAGAAGAACTACATGTCAGATGTCTGAGGTGCCAACTTtaatacatacaaaaacttaaccaaatcaggatgctAACGCAGAAAAATGATAGGTTGCAATAGCTCCATCTATTCTTGAAATAACAGTACTCAAGACAGAGTTGTGGCTCTTTCGCTCTACACTTCCTTTCATGTTTGTATCTAGGGGTACGAAAATACTGATGGTCATTTAATAGgattaaaattttgatttcaacTTAATTTCACAATTACAACTTCATGatataaacagataaaatgtCAATACATGATACCTTTTTACTTTTGTTGAAGCCTGGTCTCCCTTGATTGACTTTGATGTTAAAAGATGACATATCAGCTGATGATTGCTTTGTATTTAATTTACTTCTCTTCTTCTGACCACCAAAACCATACTTCTGGTTCTTATACTGTCTTTTTTTGTTTGGcctaaaaaaaatacaaaacactgAAACCAATAACAGTCCTGGTTGTGTAAATCCAGGTATTTTAATCTCATCATGCAAATAAAATTcacattaattttactttttaatttaaaatcacaAATTAGCCattttgttcaaaaccacagCATTTGATGCCaatgatttaaaagatttttcagtaaattattttGACATGATTTTAGATACACAATAATAATAACTTTCAAGTTTCTGCCAGCATATAACTGACCTTGGCCTACATACAATggatacaacaagagggccatgatggccctatatcgctcacctgagtaccattcaagttttgacatagagcacataggcatacacattaaatatcatcaggataaacattttctagtaacagtcccttttgacctagtcagggccaatttccatatcaagtttgagggtcataggctcaaatgctgcatttttgtcttaacatgactattccttatcCTGGAAGActtgaataacatttaaaaccaatctcattagatgctgctgatatacattcatttacattaaataaagggaggtaatttgtcataaattcagtcaaaagttatctaccctgattgtccgagtccatctgatggcacaatgacatttcaaatcagtatcttcattggttactgagatacatccactttaatttgaaacaaagtgagttaatttgacataaaatcagtccatagctatctaccctgattgcatcagtccaactaaagacagtaatgaaatttcaaatgagttctataaatatttaccgagataaatccatttttattaaaatcaggggaggtaatcatgcattggtatatgcatgtagaagatacgaAGTACAAGCCTAtataacaatatattagtaaattaTTCATATCGAAAACTGTTCAAttaagagttatctaatatgactatttcttaccacggaagacataaataatatttcaaaccaatctcattagaagctgctaaggtgtattcatttagataaaaaataaagggaggtaatttgtcataaattcagtcaattatatgtatcttcactgattgtccaagtccatctgttgacataattgaaatttcagatcagtatcttcattagttacggatataacccattttattttgaaacaaagggagataatttaacataaaatcagtccatagttatctatcctgattgtctcagtccaattaatgacaatactgaatttcaaataagtcctataggtactaactgatataaatccatttttattacaatcaggggaggtaatcagatataaaataactggaacctacgattggagcTGACAAATTcgtcatggaatcaaagatttattgttgttgaagatattttggaattttgtatcaaatcaaaccataaatgaagtctctatatagttgcaaaagccaaaatagcaaattttggacctttaaggggccaaaactctagaacccatgatggaatctagccaattcaagaaaggaaccaagatcttgtggtgatacaagttgtgtgcaagtttggttaaaatcaaatcataaatgaagctgccattgtacagacaaggtcaaaatagctaattttggccctttcaggggccataactcttgaacccattatgggatctggccagttcaagaaaggaaatgagatcttatggtgacacaagttttgtgcaagtttgattaaattcaaatcttaaattaagctgctattgtgcagacaaggtcaaaatagctaattctggccctttcaggggccatcactctggccAGTTCAGTTCAAGAAaataaccaagatcttatggtgatacaagttgtgtgcaagtctggttaaaataaaatcataaatgaagctgatattgtgcagacaaggtcaaaatagctaattctggccctttcagggccataactctgaaacccataatggaatctagccggttcaagaaaggaactaagatcttatggtgatatgagttgtgtgcaagtttggtaaaactcaaataataaatgaaacttctatcgtgcagacaagaaattgttgacggactgacggacgcacagacgacggacgaagggtgatcacaaaagatcatcttgtcactatgtcacaggtgagctaaaaaggctacTAGAAAAGTGTCTGATTCCGTACATCCACTTAATACCCACTTACCAGTACTGATCTGAAACCATTTCAATTGATGAAAGAATCAGTACAGGTTACTCACAGACTGTAGACAATATGCCTATGAAATATATGTCCTTGGACCATCTGGTATAGTCATCCTCAATTTAACTGACTGACAATAAGCATTTAATATCTTATAAAATATCCAGGTACTAATCTAAACTGATTTTGGTTTAGACTGATTGGGGCAATTACAGTTTGGCTTACTGATCACTATTAGACTGATTGGGGCAATTACAGTTTGGCTTACTGATCACTATTAGACTGATTGGGGCAATTACAGTTTGGCTTACTGATCACTATTAGGCTGATTGGGGCAATTACAGTTTGGCTTACTGATCACCATTAGACTGATTGGTGGCCGTTATACTTTGACTTTTTGTTTACTATTAGACTGATTAGTGACCATGAAATTTTGGCTTGCAATTTATCATTGGACTGATTGGCACCCATTGAATTTTGGTTTTACCATAGGCTTTTTGACTGACACATGCCGAACGGATGTTTCCTGCATATGTAGAGCTACATATCAATATTACCAAAACCAATTGAGGGAAAGGAGTCATTTATTGTCTTAACGCTGGTCTAAAAATTCAACTTACTGATGAAGTTTGTCTTGTTTGTCCTTTTTCTGTCCTTTATCTTTGTTCTTGTTGTCCTTCTCTTCTAGGAAATCAAGTTTATTCTTCTGACCTATAATTATTAATTTCAGGTTAATATTAATACAAagtaagataagttttattttaagtcagcaagacatttaacaaaacaacataacAACATAAGCTCTGACTGAGCTTTTTAATCGACTACTAGTATGTAATATACTTAGGCCACCTTACAAAGAAAACACAGATGTCGAAGTATGTTGTCAAGGAATAGCACAATGAGATAATACATGTACCTTTTCTAAACTTTTTCACTGCCTCCAACATTTCTCTCTTTTCCTTTTGTCTTTTCTGTAAAACATCTTGCTGaacctgaaacagaaatatttaccTATTAGTTGGTTTTCTTGCGTTTTAAAGTCATGTCAACACAAAACTCCCCCCACTTGCATGTTACAAAGAAAACTCAGCAACCTTAACCCTTTGGCCTTGAACCACTCCACCTCAGAGCTCAAAATAGAAATCTATTTTCTATAAGAAAATGTGACTTCATGCCAAGTGACTTATCAAACTTAACAGTAAACAAGGGTACATGAAGTCAGGTATTAGACACAATTGTGCATGGTGTCAAGTATTAGGACACGAGGGTACATGGTGTCAAGTATAAGACACAAGGGTGCATGGTGTCAATTACTTGGACAAAAAGGTGTGTGGTGTCAGGACACAAGGGTGCATGGTGTCAAGTATTAGGACAAATAGGGTGCATGATGTCAAGTACTGGGACACAAAGTTGCATGGTGTACAAGTACAGGGGCACAAGGGTGCATGGTGTAAATCATGCTCTAATTTAAGAATGCATCAGGATCTGGTATTGAAGTTGTATGCTTCTGAACAAAAGCAATGTACTAAGATTTGAAAGGTTCAATGGCGATAATTAAGGAAAATTCTATACCATCATAACAGAAGAGCCATACTTACTTTTTTACCATATTTTCTAAGTTCCCTGAGTTTCCTGGCCTTGTCTcgattttctatattttgttgtttCTCCAGTAATTTCTCTCGCACCTGGGAGATACAGACAcatgtaaaagatttttttaaaactgagaTGGTACTTTCATTTGATAGTAATGGTACTGTAGACAAACAGTAAAATCGAAGTGATTCAATGGGTTCTTTTTGTTGGTAGAAGCTCTTGCACTGCCTATAaattaccgtatagcgggttatttctatgGGTGGGATAATTCTGCGTTTCTGCAGTCTCTCGGtataatcgcaaaaatatttccagcagaatttTTACCTGGGAAAAATTTAAACTGCAAAAAGTCTGAATTTTTTTGCCAACTTGTTTCACACTATGTTACCAgaggtaatccgaagttcacaatgggATAGTCTAACTATTGGTCATTACCGCCGTCATCTatcaattaccgataatggtataattcaGTGTGATAGTCAAACAAACTCCTAACTGTTAATCACACAGAAAACTTTTTTATGTTATAGCAGTTTGCtatcatatactttttcaatTCACATATAATCAGATCTTCCAATGTATTCATTCAAAGCAGTTTCTTTACAGCAGTTACAgtattttagttttttgttttgttagtcATTCTAACGGCGACACATAAGGGGAATTACCAACTCCTTGGCATTGAAAACGCAGAAATCTCTcttctttttatgttaaaatgcaGAAATTTATCTTCCTTTCAtgtaaaaatgcagaaataaaacaTGAAGAAATTTATTCCACAATTTTTGGGATCAAAACACAGAATTTCTTTACTGCAGAAATAACCCACTATACAGTATAAAGAAAATGTCACCGTTTGTTTGCTTGCACTCAGTCATCCACATTGTAAAACAGCAAAACTATACTATACtatgaaattattcaatttttaGGGTATGATTTGCAAAAACAGCTATTCAGGAAATTAGTACATTTTACCTtctgaaaataaattgaattgaaatgTCATTTTTTCAGGGATTTAATTTCATGGCTCATCATGAAAATAAATTACCCATGACTATTAATGATTTGACAGAATACTTTACAGCTTATTCTTAATATACTActgaaatataacttttttatgattgtttttattttacagcaCTGTTATCTACGTGTATCTGAATTCATGTCTCCATATAGTAGCCATTTTTGTCAAAAGCATgtaaatttatgccaaattaaaTGATTTCGTGGTTAAGTTTGAAAGCagatagtttttatttattttacaatcatACTTTCTTCATATGCACATCTGACTTTGCCATTTCTGCAAAATAATCTTCTGGACGTTTTGTTTTAATGCCTTTTTTGTGTAACTGTGACAACCCTATCAACACAGAAGCCTGGGCTTGTCTGTAGctgaaagtataaaaataaataccaaTTATGCACAAAATACGGAAAATTGAACTGACATACCATCTGTATATACTCTTTTAAGAAAAGATTCAACCAAAgagtcaaatttgaaactttgcacatcaGGGATCTAAAacctggtacatttgtcacaattaaggggcaataattcaaatgtttgcaatcttACAGGGGTAAggcctcaacaaacatttatataaaggattcattattctaggtcatatactttttgagctatgagcatcacaaacaaaaaatccactattctggctgTTTCAAGGGCTGTAGTATCTGTAATTAGcactaaaatctcaagaagaatgccaagtgtgcaaggtcacatcataataaagactcatgcaaggtttcatcaatttatatcaaatactttttgagctaggtgcgtcacaaggtgaaaatgtgtattttttactatttcacgggccataactcttgaaatagCGGCAGAGCCAggtgaacaagagggtcattgacccttaaGCGCTCacctgtacaaggcttcaagtgcatTTGTAGAATGTAAtagtacaagtacagagttaggtttcttctaagttaacctatattatatacatgtcacacaatttttaaagtttccactatgtacatatagggaaaagtaagcatgctctctggtggccatgttttttgacaaatcaaaataatcagagggtcacagaaggaccatttgtgtaaaattattctaaaaccaaggcagcagtttcacaaaggaagattttttaaatttccaccatatacatatagggaaaagtgaccatgcctcctggcagccatgttttttgacgaatcggaataatttgaataaacttgttaGAGGGttatacaaggaccatttgtgtaaaattattctaaaatggggctagcagtttcacacaagaagatttttaaagtttccactatatacatatagggaaaagtgacgacgccctctggcggccatgttttttgacgaatcaaaataatttgaacaatcatggtagagggtcacacaaggaccatttgtgtaaaattattctaaaatcaggctagcagtttcacataagaagatttttaaagtttccactatatacatacagggaaaagtgaccacgtccccagggggccatgttttttgacgaatcagaataatttgaacaatcttggtagaaggttacaTTCggacatttgtgtgaaattatttccaaatcagactagtggtttaggaggagatgttgcttgaatgtttttctatttttagctctggcggcccctatgtgcaaccaaacgGAATGGTTTGAATAactctggtagaggaccacccaaggaacatctaggccaagtttcatcaaaatccatttagtgaaattagtggttttggaggagatgttgtttgaagaaattgTTGACGTCTGATGTATTGACACACGACAGACACAACATGATCACAACAGTTCACCatcagcactttgtgctcaggtgagctaaaatgcaaATCTTTGGTCTAACAGTATATATCTAACATGCAAATTTCACAATGCAAACTTATGGCCTAATATTTAAAGCATTATATACTCTCACTAAGCTTAATTAATCTAAAAC
The sequence above is a segment of the Mercenaria mercenaria strain notata chromosome 3, MADL_Memer_1, whole genome shotgun sequence genome. Coding sequences within it:
- the LOC123525449 gene encoding probable rRNA-processing protein EBP2, with product MVDFHHSSDSEALDSDEELQKAFAEGRLKSTGLNVEVAPPKQFINNVSGMKQKLEEIEQSLDWTERLDLTNDPAPPPGGGTEPTEEGDELANNDFKRELRFYRQAQASVLIGLSQLHKKGIKTKRPEDYFAEMAKSDVHMKKVREKLLEKQQNIENRDKARKLRELRKYGKKVQQDVLQKRQKEKREMLEAVKKFRKGQKNKLDFLEEKDNKNKDKGQKKDKQDKLHQPNKKRQYKNQKYGFGGQKKRSKLNTKQSSADMSSFNIKVNQGRPGFNKSKKVSCIDILSVYIMKL